One Malus sylvestris chromosome 14, drMalSylv7.2, whole genome shotgun sequence DNA segment encodes these proteins:
- the LOC126600937 gene encoding WAT1-related protein At1g43650-like isoform X1, producing the protein MGGSTNYYSAMILVQLIYGGSNVLMKLSLQEGLNQIVFVVYRHVLAMVLVGPFAYVLERKQRPSLSFSVAAKIFALASLGTTIHLNLYYAGLAYTSATVGCALSNVIPALTFLVAVLLRMEKLNIRSTRGQAKVVGTLLCLGGSLIFTFWKGGYLYKGFFEKPLIHGFNAESVGKIRHVKENWIKGSVLILTSYTAWSAWLILQAVISKVYPAPLSLTTMVCFSASLQSSFLALFFARNPSSWKLEWNLELLTIVYFGVLTTALVYCLQTWCISHKGPVFSAMFSPLQAVIVAVFSAIAFAERLHFGSLIGALLIIAGLYSVLWGKRKDSLVAEHAEIGKMTIDDNKVVESSMNEISVTNPVSGEKTRS; encoded by the exons ATGGGAGGAAGCACTAATTATTACTCGGCAATGATACTGGTTCAGCTGATATACGGCGGATCAAACGTACTTATGAAACTATCCCTTCAGGAAGGACTCAATCAGATTGTCTTCGTGGTTTACAGGCATGTTCTTGCCATGGTTTTGGTAGGACCATTTGCTTATGTGCTTGAAAG GAAGCAGAGGCCTTCGCTCTCATTTTCGGTAGCTGCAAAGATTTTTGCTCTTGCATCACTCGGGACTACCATCCATCTTAATCTGTACTATGCTGGTTTAGCATACACTTCTGCAACGGTTGGATGTGCCTTGAGTAATGTTATCCCTGCTTTGACGTTTCTAGTGGCAGTTCTTCTCAG GATGGAGAAATTGAACATTAGAAGCACTCGAGGTCAAGCTAAGGTGGTCGGGACCCTTCTTTGCCTTGGCGGTTCTCTTATTTTCACCTTCTGGAAAGGAGGATACCTATATAAAGGTTTTTTTGAGAAGCCACTGATACATGGTTTCAACGCTGAGTCTGTTGGCAAGATTCGGCATGTCAAAGAAAACTGGATCAAGGGTTCTGTGCTGATTCTGACGAGTTACACTGCATGGAGTGCATGGCTAATCCTCCAG GCTGTGATCTCCAAAGTCTACCCTGCTCCATTGTCACTAACCACCATGGTATGCTTTTCTGCATCGCTGCAATCTTCTTTCCTTGCCCTGTTTTTCGCTAGGAATCCAAGCTCATGGAAACTGGAGTGGAACCTTGAGCTGTTAACCATCGTCTACTTT GGAGTTCTGACCACAGCATTAGTCTATTGCCTGCAAACATGGTGCATCAGTCACAAGGGACCAGTTTTTTCAGCAATGTTTAGTCCACTTCAAGCCGTTATAGTGGCAGTGTTTTCGGCAATTGCTTTCGCGGAGCGACTTCACTTTGGCAG CTTGATTGGAGCACTTCTCATTATTGCCGGCCTTTACAGCGTTCTGTGGGGAAAGAGGAAAGACAGTCTGGTTGCTGAACACGCAGAGATTGGAAAAATGACGATAGACGATAACAAAGTTGTAGAGAGTTCCATGAATGAAATTTCAGTAACCAATCCGGTCAGTGGAGAAAAGACGAGATCATGA
- the LOC126600937 gene encoding WAT1-related protein At5g07050-like isoform X2, with protein sequence MGGSTNYYSAMILVQLIYGGSNVLMKLSLQEGLNQIVFVVYRHVLAMVLVGPFAYVLERKQRPSLSFSVAAKIFALASLGTTIHLNLYYAGLAYTSATVGCALSNVIPALTFLVAVLLRMEKLNIRSTRGQAKVVGTLLCLGGSLIFTFWKGGYLYKGFFEKPLIHGFNAESVGKIRHVKENWIKGSVLILTSYTAWSAWLILQAVISKVYPAPLSLTTMVCFSASLQSSFLALFFARNPSSWKLEWNLELLTIVYFGVLTTALVYCLQTWCISHKGPVFSAMFSPLQAVIVAVFSAIAFAERLHFGRFCVQLDWSTSHYCRPLQRSVGKEERQSGC encoded by the exons ATGGGAGGAAGCACTAATTATTACTCGGCAATGATACTGGTTCAGCTGATATACGGCGGATCAAACGTACTTATGAAACTATCCCTTCAGGAAGGACTCAATCAGATTGTCTTCGTGGTTTACAGGCATGTTCTTGCCATGGTTTTGGTAGGACCATTTGCTTATGTGCTTGAAAG GAAGCAGAGGCCTTCGCTCTCATTTTCGGTAGCTGCAAAGATTTTTGCTCTTGCATCACTCGGGACTACCATCCATCTTAATCTGTACTATGCTGGTTTAGCATACACTTCTGCAACGGTTGGATGTGCCTTGAGTAATGTTATCCCTGCTTTGACGTTTCTAGTGGCAGTTCTTCTCAG GATGGAGAAATTGAACATTAGAAGCACTCGAGGTCAAGCTAAGGTGGTCGGGACCCTTCTTTGCCTTGGCGGTTCTCTTATTTTCACCTTCTGGAAAGGAGGATACCTATATAAAGGTTTTTTTGAGAAGCCACTGATACATGGTTTCAACGCTGAGTCTGTTGGCAAGATTCGGCATGTCAAAGAAAACTGGATCAAGGGTTCTGTGCTGATTCTGACGAGTTACACTGCATGGAGTGCATGGCTAATCCTCCAG GCTGTGATCTCCAAAGTCTACCCTGCTCCATTGTCACTAACCACCATGGTATGCTTTTCTGCATCGCTGCAATCTTCTTTCCTTGCCCTGTTTTTCGCTAGGAATCCAAGCTCATGGAAACTGGAGTGGAACCTTGAGCTGTTAACCATCGTCTACTTT GGAGTTCTGACCACAGCATTAGTCTATTGCCTGCAAACATGGTGCATCAGTCACAAGGGACCAGTTTTTTCAGCAATGTTTAGTCCACTTCAAGCCGTTATAGTGGCAGTGTTTTCGGCAATTGCTTTCGCGGAGCGACTTCACTTTGGCAG GTTTTGTGTGCAGCTTGATTGGAGCACTTCTCATTATTGCCGGCCTTTACAGCGTTCTGTGGGGAAAGAGGAAAGACAGTCTGGTTGCTGA